A stretch of Brassica napus cultivar Da-Ae chromosome C6, Da-Ae, whole genome shotgun sequence DNA encodes these proteins:
- the LOC106428222 gene encoding importin beta-like SAD2 homolog, whose translation MDPSRLAVIIAAAACSPNPNDRKAAEQSLDQIQHTPQHLIRVLQIVVDGGCDPAVRQAACIHFKNFIAKHWDPHSGDQSKILPSDKNVVRDQILVYVSQLPPILRVQMGECLKTIIYADYPEQWPHLLDWVKHNLQDQQVYGALFVLRILSSKYEFKSDEDRAPIYRVVEETFPHLLNIFNKLIHIENPSLEVADHIKLICKIFWSCIYLELPRPLFNPTFFNAWMVLFLNILERPVPVEGQPEDPELRKSWGWWKTKKWVAHILNRLYTRFGDMKLQNPDNKAFAQMFQMNYAAKILECHLKLLNAIRIGDYLPDRVINLILQYLSNSIPKNSMYNLLQPHLDVLLFEVIFPLMCFNDNDQMLWEEDPHEYVRKGYDIIEDLYSPRTASMDFVTELVRKRGKDNFPKFIQFIVGTFTRYDEAPLEQKPYRQKDGALLAVGTLCDKLRQTEPYKSELENMLVRHVFPEFSSPAGHLRAKAAWVAGQYANINFSDQTNFSKALHCVISGMRDPELPVRVDSVFALRSFIEACKNLDEIRPLLPQLLDEFFKLMNEVENEDLAFTLETIVYKFGEEISPYALGLCQNLASAFWRCIDSDNGDDETDDTGALAAVGCLRAISTILESISSLPHLYGQIEPQLLPIMRKMLTTDGQDVFEEVLEIVSYITTFSPTISLEMWSLWPLMMQALVDWAIDFFPNILVPLHNYITRGTERYLTCKEPDYQQSLWSVVSLFMANKNIDESDLVPAPKLIGIVLQTCKGQVDQWVEPYLRITLDRLRGAEKSSFKCLLIEVIANTFYYSAPLALGILQRFGFATEILTIWLRMLQEKKKSGVHANFKREHGKKVCILGLTSLLCLPAGQFPGEVLPPVFRALLELLVAYKDQLAEAAKAEDEEDEDDDNMDDFQTDDEDDDGDDENPDETDGSTLRKLAAQAKDFRSYSDDDDFSDDDFSDDEELDTPIDEVDPFILFMDAVTAMQASDSLRFQSLTQTLDPHYQGLANNIAQHTEQRRAEIQKEQLEKQSSTTVAA comes from the exons ATGGATCCGTCTAGACTTGCGGTAATCATAGCCGCGGCTGCTTGCAGTCCCAATCCAAACGACCGTAAAGCAGCTGAGCAGAGCCTTGATCAG ATTCAGCACACTCCGCAGCATCTGATAAGGGTTTTGCAAATTGTGGTTGATGGTGGATGTGACCCCGCTGTACGCCAAGCTGCTTGTATCCATTTCAAGAATTTCATCGCTAAGCATTGGGATCCTCATTCTG GTGATCAGAGCAAAATTTTGCCAAGTGATAAGAATGTCGTCAGGGACCAGATTCTTGTTTATGTCTCTCAACTTCCACCTATTTTGAG AGTGCAAATGGGAGAGTGCTTGAAGACAATAATTTACGCAGACTACCCTGAGCAATGGCCTCATCTCCTGGACTGGGTGAAGCACAACTTGCAAGATCAACAAGTTTATGGAGCCTTGTTTGTGTTGCGGATTCTATCTTCAAAATATGA GTTTAAGTCAGATGAAGACAGGGCACCCATTTACAGAGTTGTCGAGGAGACATTTCCACATCTTTTGAATATATTCAATAAGCTTATCCATATCGAAAATCCTTCCCTTGAAGTGGCAGACCATATCAAGCTTATCTGCAAGATATTCTGGTCATGTATTTAT CTGGAGCTTCCGAGACCGTTGTTTAATCCAACCTTTTTTAATGCTTGGATGGTTCTGTTCCTAAACATTTTGGAACGTCCCGTTCCCGTGGAAGGTCAGCCTGAAGACCCTGAGCTTAGGAAATCATGGGGCTGGTGGAAGACCAAGAAGTGGGTTGCTCACATTTTAAACAGGCTGTACACTCG gtttggagatatGAAACTTCAGAATCCAGACAACAAAGCCTTCGCCCAAATGTTTCAGATGAACTACGCGGCTAAGATATTGGAGTGCCACTTGAAATTGTTGAATGCCATTCGTATTGGTGATTATCTTCCTGACAGAGTCATCAACCTAATTCTTCAATATCTAAGCAACAG TATCCCGAAGAATAGCATGTACAACTTACTGCAGCCCCACCTTGATGTTCTATTATTTGAAGTAATATTCCCTCTAATGTGCTTCAATGATAATGATCAAATGCTTTGGGAAGAAGACCCGCATGAGTATGTGAGGAAGGGTTATG ATATAATTGAAGATCTGTACAGTCCCAGAACTGCatctatggactttgtgactgAGTTAGTTAGAAAGCGTGGAAAAGACAACTTCCCAAAATTTATACAGTTCATCGTGGGAACTTTTACGAG ATACGATGAAGCACCTCTAGAACAAAAGCCCTATCGCCAAAAGGATGGTGCTCTGCTTGCTGTTGGGACACTATGTGATAAACTGAGGCAAACTGAACCCTACAAATCTGAGCTGGAGAATATGTTAGTGCGACATGTTTTTCCTGAATTTAGCAGCCCGGCTGGTCATCTTAGAGCCAAG GCTGCGTGGGTTGCAGGGCAGTACGCCAACATTAATTTCTCAGACCAAACCAACTTTTCGAAGGCATTGCATTGTGTTATCTCTGGAATGCGTGATCCAGAACTTCCTGTTCGGGTGGACTCAGTTTTTGCTTTGCGTTCATTCATTGAAGCCTGCAAAA ATTTAGATGAGATCCGCCCACTTCTGCCACAACTTCTTGACG AATTTTTCAAGCTAATGAATGAAGTTGAAAACGAAGATCTTGCTTTTACGTTAGAAACTATCGTGTATAAGTTTGGAGAGGAGATTTCTCCTTATGCTCTGGGTTTGTGCCAGAACTTG GCCAGTGCATTCTGGAGGTGTATCGACAGTGACAACGGTGATGATGAAACTGATGATACTGGTGCATTGGCTGCAGTGGGATGTCTTCGTGCCATCAGTACAATTCTTGAATCTATCAGTAGTCTTCCTCATCTTTATGGTCAGATTGAACCACAATTGCTGCCAATAATGCGTAAAATGTTGACAACCGATGGTCAAG ATGTTTTTGAAGAGGTTCTTGAGATCGTCTCATATATTACTACTTTTTCACCTACGATATCACTGGAAATGTGGAGTCTATGGCCTTTAATGATGCAAGCACTCGTGGATTGGGCTATTGACTTCTTCCCAA ATATACTGGTCCCTCTGCACAACTACATAACCAGGGGGACTGAGCGTTATCTCACTTGCAAGGAACCAGATTACCAGCAAAGTCTTTGGAGTGTGGTCTCCTTG TTTATGGCGAacaaaaatattgatgaaaGTGACCTTGTGCCAGCTCCGAAGCTAATAGGGATTGTGCTTCAGACTTGTAAGGGCCAGGTGGATCAGTGGGTAGAGCCTTACCTGAGAATCACATTAGATCGGCTACGAGGTGCTGAGAAATCGTCCTTCAAGTGTCTTCTGATTGAAGTG ATTGCAAATACCTTTTACTACAGTGCCCCGTTAGCACTTGGCATATTGCAACGCTTCGGTTTCGCAACGGAAATTTTGACTATATGGCTGCGCATGCtgcaagaaaagaagaagagtggTGTGCATGCTAACTTCAAGCG AGAACATGGTAAGAAAGTTTGCATATTGGGTTTGACATCACTTCTCTGTCTTCCTGCTGGTCAATTCCCTGGAGAAGTCTTGCCACCCGTATTCAGGGCTCTTCTCGAGCTTTTAGTGGCATACAAAGATCAACTTGCTG AAGCTGCAAAggcagaagatgaagaagatgaagatgacgacAACATGGATGACTTTCAGacagatgatgaagatgatgacggAGATGACGAGAATCCAGATGAAACTGATGGAAGTACACTCCGCAAACTAGCAGCACAG GCAAAGGACTTCCGCTCTTACAgcgatgatgatgatttctCGGATGATGACTTTAGTGACGACGAGGAATTAGACACTCCAATTGATGAAGTGGATCCTTTCATACTCTTCATGGATGCAGTCACAG CAATGCAAGCATCGGACTCGCTCAGGTTCCAAAGCCTTACGCAGACCCTAGACCCGCATTACCAAGGACTCGCAAACAATATCGCTCAGCACACGGAGCAGAGAAGAGCTGAGATTCAAAAAGAGCAACTTGAGAAGCAATCTTCCACAACAGTTGCTGCCTGA